Genomic DNA from Porites lutea chromosome 4, jaPorLute2.1, whole genome shotgun sequence:
AATGCATGCCGGACATATTACTTGTTGTGCCACTACACAAGTACTCAGGTTATCTCTGGTGATCTGGGTCAATTTTAAGACTGTTCGTGGGTGATTTATTCACCATTTTAGAGAAAGAAATGGCGGTTCCTGCCATGCTGATGAAGGGCTTCTTTTAGAGCGATTTTAACCTAACCCGTAAAGTAGGTTAGTAGAATAGTATGCTCTATTATGCAATAATTCCATTGTCTTTTGttcacgggtcaagtaaaatcactctattcCCATTATCCAGTTTTTCATGAAAACACATTACATGTAGTAGTGCAAGTGGAATGGTAATTAATGAAGACTGCGTGTTAGAGTTCTTTGGCATATATTTTTgtgtgcttttttttgtttggactTAATAGCATTATCATTTTTATCTTATTGACCATTCAAAACGTCGTGTGATTTATTCAGTCACATGCAATTATATTGTTATTTTATCAACAAAAATCAAAGAATTATGCAGAGTCAGGGACCTCCCAACAATAACTGCATCATCACTGTTTTTATCTGTGATGTTTGCTAAAGCAAAACATCCTTtcctgagaaaaaaatcaaaattttctttgttactgcTGCATTCAAGAATATTCTCACTAGTTACAAAGTTTTGTTTGCATATTCAGAGTACCATATGAATCagatatacagtcaactctctctaagatggacacctttgagcccagcactaagtgtccatcttagagaggtgtccatcttatagagagtcgaataaagggagtaaagaaaggcagggaccaactgtaagtgtccgttttacggaggtgtccatcttatagaggtgtccgttaagagagtgTCGACTGTCTCcccttttctatttttgttattaAGCACCCTGTTCagaagtgcttgaaaaaaaaaagcccaacCTCTCCCCTCCAAGATGGGTAATAGTTGATTTATGGTAGTTCATCATTTGAGATATAATAAAATCAAGCCTTAGGATTTCAAATCCCATGAATAACAATTTTTCTTGGTGTGCAAAGAGATCATAGGAAACCATTTGCATctgtaacaattttttggttccttgaaaatgtaaaattaaagGACATCATTGTGTACCATTATGATCCAGCAAAAGAAGTATAGTCACTTGAAATGTTCCGCGCTACAGatcttgtcttttcataaaCAGATTTGGGCCTCATCATTAGTTTCAACTGTGAAATCATCACTAAAAAGACTGCCTtctaaatgtttttaaacttttggagTCATATAGTTTTTCTTGGCACTGGAAGTCATAACAATTACTGTTGTTAACTGGAAAACATCTTTTATACGTGAGTCATCAGTAACATGCAATGCACTTTGAGAacatgcaaaataaaaataaaagatgcTCTACTACTATATTTGTGCAATTATGATCCCTTAGTCTGAATATATCAGGATACGTCACTGGGAAACTATTTTTCGGTTCCGTTATTTTAAGGTCACGGTAATGACAAAGTACTGGAAACGATGGTTACTGTGAAATCCTACGGCTTGTAAAATTATGAACTTTACATCTTCCATAGAATGCTGCAAGGGTAGTGCCTGCCATGTACCattggacagggtatggtttttgacctGTCTGCAGCATGTAAAGAAAGTCGTggccgatagcccggggctattggattttgctatcgggctagtgatttttgttcttaacttgcccaacaggcaagtgctgttttttgggaaaattcaaattacagaaggattgtaatcaatcctgctaatcaaaaagggtttagGGGCTAGTtcaaatgacttgtgggctggtacatgctagctacagcttgcctaaATGGCTGGCTGTAAAACTGGCTTCCTTCTCAGCCTGGTCTGTCccaaacagggtatataattttgtttgagtcTGTcaacagatagatagatagtttattgaTCAAAAACATGGCAGCCATGCAGAGGCTGAATTACCGGTACATATgatttacaataaaaacaaaaacttgaaatctAAAATcgtgaatttaaaaaatatatttgggaCTATTGACATTATTGCCGTATTGACATAGTTATGGATAAACCCTTGCTAGCACTGCATGATGGTGTGGGGGCACCTTGTGGTAAAAGTTCACTTGTTCCTTAAATTGACCTCGCATTTGTTGAGGGTAGTGCCTGtatgattgatttgatttgctagaTGGATTTTCTTTGTACTCCAAGTATACAGAGGTAATGACTAGAACATGAATTTGCTTTGTTGCAATTTCAATTAATAAATGgcttaaaaacaaaacacttgaacattttgtcctttgtcctaaaaagggaaataaataaacagctgggtatgtattttaggatttttttgtcCTACaaagggtcagggtttcaaactcTCATCGGCTCACCTATACTCAAATTAATATTGGTCAAGTACCACCCAGGACTGCTTAAGTCTCCTACCACCACTAACACATTTATGAACTTTTAATCATGTTCCAGGTATTTCAAATAGTCAAGATATTCTTGTTCTTCCTCTGGACCTGCAAAAATTTGACACACATGAGCAACTAGCTCAAGATGTTCTGAAACATTTTGGAAAGGTTTAGAAAAAGttacttattatttttatgataattaatACTGGGATGGAAAGGGAAGGGCATATAttacacttttaaaattttataaacagttttgtATATAAATTCTCttgataaaatttttattttcctcttttttttgttgaaaatgggtTAATTGAATCTGAAACAGCACAGAAAATGAAATGCTGTTTTCACCACAATTACTGAACCTTGCCGTACTGTTATAAGTGCAAGTGCTTGTATAAGTTAAACAGAACAAAAAGGATGACTATAAGGATTACTATAAAGTAACCTGCAAAGGAGAACATGTCATGGTAAGTtttctgtgcattattatttttgttgggTTCCTTGATACACCTTTTACTTGCATGACACCGGAATATAAACAAAGCAATACACTAGCTATAACTTCTGTACTTTAagtaataattaacaattattcttcgagcccgaatgggctattgactcagagaccatgagggcgagaggaataattgttttagtaaaatccaactagttggtcaaaaatatcaaggataaaaaaaatttagctggTTAAAGCTAGAATCCTTTTTTCCCACCAAAAAGCccacgcttttcgctactagtaggctataacatatagcctagtagtagctcaaccaatcagaatggagcattgataatagaccactaattggattttactaattactGTCATTATGCCCTTGTGCTCCATCAATCCCTCTGTAGCTCAATGGATGAGTATTTTCCTGATGTTGGGCAGGTCTAGCTTAGGTGATATTGCAAGATCTCATGATATATCTTatcacttttatgctgatgatacaCAGTTATATTTATCTTTTGAACATTATTGCCTGAGGATTTGTCAACATGAAAATCTGGTATTGAAGAGGAAATTCACCTTTGGATGTTAGAAAATAAACTAGAAATTCACCTTTGGATGTTAGAAAATAAACTGAACTTTCTTTGCACTGTCATCTTTCAGATTCATTTTCCAGCTTTAGGTTATTTTTCTGAGTAATACCTTGTTTGCTTTTTAGGTCGATATTCTAGTCAACAATGGTGCTCGATCACAGAGGTCATTAGTGAAAAAAACATCCCTAGAGGTAGACAGATCACTTTTGGATTTGAACACTGTAGGAACAATATCCTTAACTAAGGCCATCCTACCACACATGATCAAGCGTCGTGAGGGAGAGGTTGTTATCGTGAGCAGTGTCTTGGGAAAGTTTGGTAATTGTTACTTCTTTCTGACTGAAGCACATAATTTGTTAATGTTAGTGTATGATTTTATTGAAATACTGTATCTGGTATATTATTTCTGATAGGAGTGCCTTATGAAGCTACATACTGTGCCAGTAAGCATGCACTGCAGGTATGGAGTtacagttaaccctttaagccccagtatccaaatacaaattctccaaactgatctctatacattttcttgaagaataagtagagagaatttgataatagatcaaggcattttttcttgtgtgatcattttattaattcttataacttatctcttgacagtgtatggatattgtgaggagaaaattgatcttggtcactattgggacttaaaggggtAATCGGATTCTAATAGGTTATTATTGTGGATAAATTATTACAGCCCTAACACTCAGGGCCAGGCAGGGGCTGGGCATTTCCCACGGCGCTTTCATAggaaactaaagaaaataaaaccaaatgGACTTCTCAGGAGTTCAATTCCCCGCATACTTATTTCGTATACTCAGCATCATGAAATCctagttttaattttattctcaaatagaacaaaagaaaagtgaCTGAAAATCCTGAGAAGTGCCTGGATACAAGGCAGAAAACACTCACTTTAAAACTTAGCGCTCCTTAATCACTTGCTATAAAATTACACCTGTGCTGATCCTTACATGTTGTTTGTCTTTGACTTTTCTTTCAGGGCTACTTCGACACAGCTCGCATTGAGTTGGCTGAGTACAACATTGGAGTCCAGACAGTCCTTCCGGGGCCTGTCAAGTCAGAGATATCTAAGTATGCTTACACCGAGGACATAAATGTGGTATGTAATAAGGAGTTTAAAAGTTGCTGCATCCTTTCAACATTCTCACAATTAAATTGAAGATCTTAGCCAAATTAAGTAGGTACACTGGGTTCATCAGCAAGTGCAACCACAAAGATGATAACAGtgtagctatttttaaaaactatacCTGACACTGTTCAATTTAGTTTAGTAAGTGAATTTTATTGGATTGAAGCTTGGTtgaacaacatttttttgaGAGCAAAACTGTGTTGCTACCAAATATTTCAGCATGTTGCAACATCTCAAGCCAAGGTACACTTAcaacatttttctcaaaatcattttttcaagaTGCCAAGTACtggcatatatatatatatatttatggCCGCAAAGTATGTTTCAGCATGCCCTTAAACAAGcattttgtcacttttgcaGGCTTTTAAAGACTCACCTCATTACTTTGATGGAATGGCACGAATGCCAACAGAACGCTGTGCGAGACTGATGGCAGTAAGCATGGCAAACAAATTGGATGAAGTCTGGATATCAGAATATCCAAGTCTACTTAATGTCTATCTAAACCAGTACTTCCCAAACCTCTTTAGATGGTATGTGTGTCTTGTAGTACATGTAGTAGTTTTTCAGAATTGTTCACTTTGATCCAGTCTAAAATTTACAGTTTTCAATAGAAATTTATCACTATTAATTTGAGTTAAAATGAAACTGGATATACCTGTAAGTATGCGAAGTAAGATGTCTATCCTTCAACACTTACGTATCGTTTCCCCCTCCCTCAATCTCTTTCCCTTCCCCATTCTTCtttccccccttcccctccccatTTCCCATTTCCTCCTTCCCCCTTTCTCTACTTCCCTTCCCCCTCATTCTGTTTCTCTTATCTTCCGCTTCATCTTTTCTCTAACCCCATTTCAGCTTTTCCCCTTTCCATTTTCCCTTCTCCCattccccttccctttccccCTCTCCTCTCCCCGCCCCACTTCTTCCCCTTGTGCCTGACTAATAAATTTGAACCTTATCCTGAACGtgattgttattttttctttaggaTTTCCAAGAAATATATGTTGAAAATTATGACAGAACTGTACATGAATGCTGGAGCAAAAACCACTGCATAGTCTCAGAAAATAACTTGCAGTAATCCAAGGACCGCATCAATACTGAGCAGCTGGGGAGTGAAGCTGAATCTCGGTGTGGGGACCTTACTATGATAAGACTTTAAACAGACCTGCCAACTTCTAATGAAGGGAAATCTGGAGACTCATGAAAACAATCTGTAGATTCTACACAAAGTagtgaaattatatttttcctCGATCAATATTAAACGAACCTTTTTTTCCATTGGGTAAATTAACTCGTTATTTATATATTACCTTGCTTTATTTGTGGTCCCTCTCAACAAGATGGGAATTGAGGGCATATAAACTGAGACAAAACTTGCAGCAAGGGGTCCGGCGTTCGATTCCGGATATTAAAAGCAACTTCATGGCCAAAATGTTTAGGTAACGTGCCATCAAAAATGATATTATCCCAAAAGAGGCTTGTCGGGAGGCCATGAGAAAGAAAATCTTAAGACTCACGGCAGTATaagcgtgagagttggcaggtgtGCTTAAAACCAAATGCAAGGCTAATCAGACAAACTTGTATTTTTGATAATGATGGCACTTAATTTTGTCGAGCTATAGTACTGTCATGTTCTGATAACAAGCCTCCAAAATTCGAAACGCACGAAAATCCCTTCTGTAGAATGCGCCTTCTTATGCAAATGCAAATAAACCACATCATGTCAAAACTATAGAAGAAGCCATTCTCGACGCCAGTGCTTACGGGTTTGGGAAGGCTCTTGATCGTTAATCCCTCTCCTCTACATGtgcagaagagctctgggtcgaGATTGCCTGCCAAGCAAGCTTTTCCACTCTCGTACAAACAACCGCACAAACGCTATTTTTCCTTTGTCCCTTCCCATGAGTCCCTGCGCGcctgatcatcatcatcatcatcatcatcatcatcatcatcatgtctCGTCGCTTCTTAAGGCCTCCACGCTGTCTGACCAACACTTTCTGTCTCCTGCAACCGCTTTGGCTACTTCCCACCTCTTCTTTCTTGACAGTCCTTCTCCAAGTAGTTTTTGGTCTTCCTCTCGCCCTCCGACCTTCTTGTATGTCCTTCTTGTGTCCACCCTAATATAATgtagcctgcaccacagacgaaactaaactctgctTATAAGTCCGtttgcgaaacagcgccgaaatccttgttctgggacTCCTTTTCtggtttccttcctttcttccccgccccctccccgctcttttacttgcgccatttttcgcgcggtctccGACTCTCGTTCCtagttctttgctcctaaaccgcgctaacctgcgatcaggcgtttttttttttttttttttgaagggcgGACGAGGGGAGAGGAATAtaaaagggataatagggagagggcatgatctcaggctaaaaccgcgcggaaacgcttgctacgcaggctaaactcTCCTTAAGAATATTGTTAAAATTACCACAATATAATACACAAGAAGCAAGACTGATTTTACCGTagagaatatatatatatatttttaccaatatttcggaaggcatAGCCTTCCTTCTTCAGAGTCTTCTGTATATATCCCCGACTGTTACATCAGCCTTGCttatattgttttttattttcacttattGCTGATCAGATCCTTTATTAGGATCCAGTCCTCCTTTTTTGTAAGCTGGTCCTTgcttcaaaaattgaatttttaaaattaccaCTCTCCCCCCCACTGATAAAGAAGAATTGCTCACCCGCCCCTTCCTTAAACTGGTGCAAAAAATGGTCTAAAAAATACTCTTCTTGTGAGTATGTCTAAATGTCGCGGGTTGCGACTCGCGCGTAGGGGTCGCGGGTGCAGGTAAAGGTCGCGGGTAAACATAAATCACCAAATTTAACATTAaattgttaataaaataaaggaaaatttgatTATCTTTCGAAGAAGATTTGCAATACTTTAAAGCTAACAAAGGGCGATACAAAGGAAAAAGTCACTAAAGAAAAATCCACATGATTAAAACTACATTGGCTAGTTAACATTGCACTAAGTAACCGAGCTACCTGCGTTTGGGATTTGTTGGGGAGGAGGTTAAAGTTCTgatagagaaaagaaaagtatcaATGGATATGTGATGACTTGTCTTGGTGGTTGATTCAAAAAACCTTCCGGGGATTTCACCCACTCCCCTATCTTGTACGCCCAGGGGTTCTGAGGGTTTAAGGATACTAAGTTGCAATATTACAAAAAAAGTAGTTGGTCCTTTGCTGACCTCTATATTACCTATATGTAGCAGCGAAGTGTATTGAAAAGGGAGTGTAAAAATTCAGTGCCCGCCTTAAACAGCCGAAACCGTATCGGACTGAAaactaactttaaaaaaatccttctttttttcttttttctgcaaatcaagacaaataaaattaattttggtcGCGTAAATGCGTAATCTCCCAGaaggttttttttatcattacatGTTACGAGTAATCATTCTTAAATCTTGTTTCCTCTATGCCTAGTGCatttttatcttcatttttgaggaaaaatggaaaaatccaAATTTCGTCAACACCTCCCTCCCCGCCCTATGACCTGGAAATGGCAAGTGAAACTAGGGTTTAGCGCTGTGATAGATTAGACAGGAAAGAGTTAGAAATAGCAATTACATTTAAGAAGATCTTATAATACTTCAataagaactttttttttttaactacgAGCTCTTGAAATTAAATACATAGAGATGATTAAGACCTCCAGCAAGATCTTACAAAGGTGCCTACTTCTTTGAAGAAAGAATTCTCCCCTCCCCTTGAACGACATTCTTGACCACCCCTATGTTTCTCTCTCCCTCTTGACCCTTTCTTTATTCAGTGTAGGCGTTCGCAGTGTCAGCTTATGTGACTTGTTTACTTAAAAGAAATGGTTTTCAGCCCTATGTATATATGATTCAGAAGACACAATTTGGTTCATCGAAAATACagctttgacttttttttttgcactaaaTGAGACTTGCGTGTACTTAATTCCTCACCAAAAAGTATGAATTGAGAGTTGTCATTCGTCGTTCGTGCTCAATTTTGGCGCGATAGCACGAAAGAATTTGCCATCCTGGTAAATCGAATTTTTCCCACGTTACTGGCGGCTTGATCACGGCAACAATACCCGTGCACGTGGGTAAAACTTTC
This window encodes:
- the LOC140933771 gene encoding dehydrogenase/reductase SDR family member 7-like: MARILLVLAVLVPLLCFLLAKYQDADFMLMIYELIGQNPAVELRGKVVWITGASSGIGEYLAYELAKCGCKLVLSARRKDELERVKKNCAGISNSQDILVLPLDLQKFDTHEQLAQDVLKHFGKVDILVNNGARSQRSLVKKTSLEVDRSLLDLNTVGTISLTKAILPHMIKRREGEVVIVSSVLGKFGVPYEATYCASKHALQGYFDTARIELAEYNIGVQTVLPGPVKSEISKYAYTEDINVAFKDSPHYFDGMARMPTERCARLMAVSMANKLDEVWISEYPSLLNVYLNQYFPNLFRWISKKYMLKIMTELYMNAGAKTTA